One stretch of Musicola paradisiaca NCPPB 2511 DNA includes these proteins:
- the mpl gene encoding UDP-N-acetylmuramate:L-alanyl-gamma-D-glutamyl-meso-diaminopimelate ligase, whose translation MRIHILGICGTFMGGLALLARSLGHEVTGSDANVYPPMSTLLEEQGITLIQGYDPAQLDPAPDLVIVGNAMTRGNPCVEAVLERNIPYVSGPQWLHDHVLRDRWVIAVAGTHGKTTTAGMVTWILEACGYQPGFVIGGVPGNFTVSARLGQSPFFVVEADEYDCAFFDKRSKFVHYSPRTLILNNLEFDHADIFDDLKAIQKQFHHLVRLVPGSGRIIIPANDLHLKQVMTMGCWSEQELVGEEGIWKAKKVASDASVFQVYLDNELVGEVSWKLVGEHNMHNGLMAIAAARHVGVMPGDACQTLGEFINAHRRLELRGTADGVSVYDDFAHHPTAILATLAALRSKVGGTARILAVLEPRSNTMKMGHCKNELAPALGRADGVFLFQPQHIPWQVAEVADACVQPAHWSADVDTLVDMIVKTAQPGDHILVMSNGGFGNIHSKLLDALHHRETLHTGQD comes from the coding sequence ATGCGTATTCATATTTTAGGAATCTGTGGCACCTTTATGGGCGGACTCGCGTTGCTGGCCCGCTCTCTCGGACATGAGGTGACCGGTTCAGATGCCAATGTCTATCCCCCCATGAGTACCTTACTGGAGGAGCAGGGCATCACCCTGATTCAGGGATATGACCCGGCACAGCTCGACCCCGCTCCGGATCTGGTGATCGTCGGCAATGCCATGACCCGTGGCAACCCCTGCGTCGAAGCGGTACTGGAACGTAATATTCCCTACGTATCCGGCCCGCAATGGTTGCATGACCATGTTCTGCGCGACCGCTGGGTTATCGCCGTCGCCGGTACTCACGGCAAAACCACCACGGCCGGGATGGTGACTTGGATTCTGGAAGCCTGCGGCTATCAACCGGGCTTCGTCATCGGCGGCGTCCCAGGGAACTTCACTGTCTCCGCCAGACTGGGCCAAAGCCCGTTCTTTGTGGTGGAAGCCGATGAGTACGACTGCGCCTTCTTCGATAAGCGTTCCAAATTTGTTCACTACAGCCCTCGAACGCTGATACTGAACAATCTGGAATTCGACCACGCCGACATCTTTGACGATCTCAAAGCCATTCAGAAACAGTTCCATCATTTGGTCAGACTGGTACCCGGCAGCGGCCGCATCATCATTCCCGCCAATGATTTGCACCTCAAGCAGGTCATGACGATGGGATGCTGGAGCGAGCAAGAGCTGGTTGGAGAAGAAGGAATCTGGAAGGCGAAGAAAGTCGCCTCCGATGCCAGCGTATTTCAGGTCTACCTGGACAACGAGCTGGTCGGTGAAGTGTCGTGGAAACTGGTCGGCGAACACAACATGCACAACGGCTTGATGGCGATTGCCGCGGCTCGGCACGTTGGCGTGATGCCGGGAGACGCCTGTCAAACGCTGGGGGAGTTCATTAACGCACACCGTCGTTTGGAACTCCGCGGCACGGCGGATGGCGTCTCGGTTTACGACGACTTCGCCCATCACCCAACCGCCATTCTTGCCACGCTGGCCGCATTACGCAGCAAAGTTGGCGGCACAGCACGGATCCTGGCGGTGCTGGAACCGCGCTCCAACACCATGAAAATGGGGCACTGCAAAAACGAGTTAGCACCCGCTCTGGGCCGTGCTGATGGTGTATTCCTGTTCCAGCCGCAGCACATTCCCTGGCAGGTCGCTGAAGTGGCTGACGCCTGCGTTCAGCCAGCACATTGGAGCGCAGATGTTGATACGCTGGTTGATATGATTGTCAAAACCGCGCAACCGGGGGATCACATTCTGGTGATGAGTAATGGTGGTTTCGGTAATATCCACAGCAAACTACTGGATGCGCTGCATCACCGGGAAACGCTGCACACAGGCCAAGACTGA
- the fbp gene encoding class 1 fructose-bisphosphatase, whose product MKTLGEFIVEKQHDFSHATGELTALLSAIKLGAKIIHRDINKAGLVDILGTSGVSNVQGEVQMKLDLYANEKLKAALKARGEVAGIASEEEDNIVIFEGESAENAKYVVLMDPLDGSSNIDVNVSVGTIFSIYRRITPLGMPVTEADFLQPGHKQVAAGYIVYGSSTMLVYTTGHGVHAFTYDPSLGVFCLSHEKVRFPEKGNMYSINEGNYIKFPLGVKKYIKYCQEQDEATQRPYTTRYIGSLVADFHRNLLKGGIYLYPSTASYPEGKLRLLYECNPMAFLAEQAGGKASDGKNRILDIIPQKLHQRAPFFVGTQSMVEDLEGFLRDYPDA is encoded by the coding sequence ATGAAAACGTTAGGCGAATTCATCGTCGAAAAACAGCACGATTTCTCTCACGCCACCGGTGAACTCACCGCGTTGCTGTCGGCCATCAAGCTGGGGGCCAAGATTATCCACCGTGATATCAACAAAGCCGGTCTGGTGGATATTCTCGGTACCAGCGGTGTGTCCAATGTTCAGGGCGAAGTGCAGATGAAGCTCGATCTGTACGCTAACGAAAAGTTGAAAGCCGCTCTGAAAGCGCGTGGAGAAGTAGCGGGCATTGCTTCCGAAGAAGAAGACAATATTGTCATCTTTGAAGGTGAAAGTGCTGAAAACGCGAAATATGTCGTGTTGATGGATCCACTGGACGGTTCTTCAAATATCGACGTAAACGTTTCTGTCGGGACGATTTTCTCCATTTATCGCCGTATCACCCCACTGGGTATGCCTGTGACTGAAGCCGATTTCCTGCAACCTGGTCATAAACAGGTGGCGGCTGGCTACATCGTATACGGGTCGTCCACCATGCTGGTTTACACCACGGGTCATGGCGTTCATGCATTTACGTATGATCCTTCCCTGGGGGTATTTTGCCTGTCGCACGAAAAAGTGCGTTTCCCGGAAAAAGGCAACATGTATTCCATCAACGAAGGCAACTACATCAAGTTTCCTTTGGGGGTGAAAAAGTACATCAAATACTGTCAGGAACAGGATGAAGCGACACAACGTCCTTATACCACACGCTACATTGGTTCTCTGGTTGCCGATTTCCATCGTAACCTGCTGAAAGGCGGTATTTATCTTTATCCGAGCACGGCGAGCTATCCGGAAGGCAAACTGCGTCTGCTGTACGAGTGCAACCCGATGGCGTTTTTGGCCGAACAGGCGGGCGGTAAAGCCAGCGACGGCAAAAACCGTATTCTGGACATTATTCCGCAGAAACTGCACCAGCGTGCGCCGTTTTTTGTCGGCACTCAATCGATGGTGGAAGATCTGGAAGGTTTCCTGCGCGATTACCCGGACGCATAA
- the ruvX gene encoding Holliday junction resolvase RuvX, whose protein sequence is MSNRTVMAFDFGTRSIGVAIGQEITGTARPLLSLKAQDGTPDWQKIEALLNEWQPDLVIVGLPLNMDGTEQPITARARKFAQRLHGRFGVAIQLHDERLSTVEARADLFERGGFRALDKGSVDAASAVIILESWFEQQS, encoded by the coding sequence ATGAGCAACCGAACCGTGATGGCCTTCGATTTCGGCACCCGCAGCATCGGTGTCGCCATTGGACAGGAGATTACCGGCACGGCTCGCCCGCTGCTTTCCCTCAAGGCACAGGACGGCACGCCCGATTGGCAGAAAATCGAAGCATTGCTTAACGAGTGGCAACCGGATCTGGTCATCGTTGGTCTGCCGCTGAATATGGACGGCACCGAACAACCCATTACGGCCAGGGCGCGCAAATTCGCCCAACGCCTCCACGGCAGGTTCGGCGTAGCGATTCAATTACATGATGAACGTTTGAGTACCGTCGAGGCGCGTGCCGATCTGTTTGAACGCGGCGGTTTTCGCGCGCTGGATAAAGGCAGCGTCGATGCGGCTTCCGCCGTTATCATTTTGGAAAGCTGGTTTGAACAACAGAGTTGA
- a CDS encoding YqgE/AlgH family protein: MNLQHHFLIAMPGLQDPVFKRTVIYICEHNEDGAMGLVINKPMEQFTVETILKKLKIEPTPRDPAIRLDKPVFMGGPLADDRGFILHTPCEGFASSISISDETMITTSKDVLETLGTPDQPQNTLVTLGYSAWESGQLENELLENAWLTAPADSQILFCTPIAERWRAAAKKLGVDIHTIPSEAGHA, translated from the coding sequence ATGAATTTACAGCACCATTTTCTTATCGCGATGCCAGGGCTACAGGATCCGGTATTCAAACGGACGGTTATCTATATCTGCGAACATAACGAAGACGGCGCCATGGGGCTGGTCATCAATAAACCCATGGAACAATTCACTGTCGAGACGATCCTGAAAAAACTGAAGATCGAACCAACACCACGCGATCCCGCCATCCGTCTCGACAAACCCGTTTTTATGGGTGGCCCGCTGGCGGACGATCGCGGTTTTATCCTGCACACACCGTGCGAAGGTTTTGCATCCAGCATTTCCATTTCCGATGAAACCATGATCACCACCTCCAAAGACGTACTGGAAACGCTTGGCACGCCGGATCAGCCGCAAAATACCCTGGTCACGCTGGGGTATTCCGCCTGGGAAAGCGGTCAGTTGGAGAATGAATTGCTGGAAAACGCCTGGCTGACCGCACCGGCAGATAGCCAAATCCTGTTTTGTACTCCGATTGCCGAGCGTTGGCGCGCCGCCGCCAAAAAGCTGGGGGTGGATATTCACACCATCCCGTCTGAAGCGGGGCACGCCTGA
- the gshB gene encoding glutathione synthase: MIKLGIVMDPIAAINIKKDTSFAMLLEAQRRGWELYYMEMGDLYLHAGEARATVRTLSVRYDYNDWYQFEDTQDIALHELDAILMRKDPPFDTEFVYATYILERAEEKGTLIVNKPQSLRDCNEKLFTAWFPELTPDTLVTRNADRLRAFHQQHSDVILKPLDGMGGASIFRLKPDDANVSVIIETLTEHGGRYCMAQNYLPAIKDGDKRVLVVDGEPVPYCLARIPKSGETRGNLAAGGRGEARPLSESDWRIARAVAPVLKQKGLIFVGLDVIGDRLTEINVTSPTCVREIEAAYPDVSITGMLMDAIERYLAPR, translated from the coding sequence ATGATCAAACTCGGTATCGTGATGGACCCTATCGCCGCCATTAATATCAAGAAAGACACCAGTTTCGCGATGCTGCTGGAAGCACAGCGGCGCGGCTGGGAGCTGTATTACATGGAGATGGGCGATCTGTATCTGCACGCAGGCGAGGCCAGAGCGACAGTCCGGACACTGAGCGTTCGGTATGATTACAACGACTGGTATCAGTTTGAAGATACGCAGGATATTGCTCTGCATGAACTGGATGCGATCTTGATGCGTAAAGATCCGCCGTTTGATACCGAGTTCGTGTATGCGACCTACATTCTGGAACGGGCCGAAGAAAAAGGCACGTTGATCGTCAACAAGCCGCAAAGCCTGCGTGATTGTAATGAGAAACTGTTCACCGCCTGGTTCCCGGAACTGACGCCCGACACCCTAGTGACCCGCAATGCCGACAGGCTGCGTGCGTTTCACCAACAACATAGCGATGTGATCCTTAAGCCGCTGGACGGGATGGGGGGAGCCTCCATATTCCGACTGAAACCGGACGACGCCAATGTTTCCGTCATCATCGAAACCCTGACCGAACACGGCGGCCGTTACTGTATGGCGCAGAACTATTTGCCTGCCATCAAGGACGGTGATAAGCGCGTGCTGGTGGTGGACGGCGAACCGGTTCCCTATTGCCTGGCGCGCATCCCCAAAAGCGGAGAAACCCGGGGCAACCTGGCGGCCGGAGGACGCGGCGAGGCGCGTCCACTGAGCGAAAGCGATTGGCGGATCGCTCGTGCCGTTGCCCCCGTTTTGAAGCAGAAAGGATTGATTTTCGTGGGGTTGGATGTCATCGGCGATCGTTTGACGGAAATCAACGTCACCAGCCCAACCTGCGTGCGGGAAATCGAAGCCGCCTATCCGGACGTATCCATCACCGGCATGCTGATGGATGCGATTGAACGTTATCTGGCACCGCGTTAA
- the rsmE gene encoding 16S rRNA (uracil(1498)-N(3))-methyltransferase: protein MRIPRIFHPELLALHGGETDLSEDAANHVGRVLRMTAGQALQLFDGSNQVFDAEILQTGKKSVCVRYAAGRVEDCESPLHLHLGQVMSRGEKMEFTIQKSIELGVSVITPLFSERCGVKLDGDRLDKKIAQWQNIAISACEQCGRNRIPEIRPAMTLESWCAESDNGLKLNLHPRATQSINTLSLPISRIRLLIGPEGGLSSGEIAMTAAQGFTDILLGPRVLRTETTALTAITALQVRFGDLG from the coding sequence ATGCGAATACCGCGCATTTTTCATCCGGAGCTGCTTGCTCTGCACGGCGGAGAAACCGACCTGAGCGAAGACGCCGCCAATCATGTCGGCCGCGTGCTGCGCATGACGGCCGGACAAGCGTTGCAGCTATTTGACGGCAGCAATCAGGTATTTGACGCCGAAATTCTGCAAACGGGGAAAAAAAGCGTGTGCGTGCGTTACGCCGCCGGCCGTGTAGAAGATTGCGAGTCGCCTTTGCATCTTCACCTCGGGCAAGTGATGTCCCGGGGGGAAAAAATGGAATTCACCATTCAAAAATCCATCGAACTGGGTGTCAGCGTCATTACGCCGCTGTTTTCAGAACGCTGCGGCGTCAAACTGGACGGTGATCGCCTGGACAAAAAAATCGCCCAATGGCAAAACATCGCCATTTCCGCTTGCGAACAGTGCGGCAGAAACCGCATTCCGGAAATACGCCCCGCCATGACGCTGGAAAGCTGGTGCGCGGAATCAGACAATGGGTTAAAACTGAACCTGCATCCGCGGGCGACGCAAAGCATCAACACCCTTTCCCTGCCGATCTCCCGCATTCGCTTGCTGATCGGCCCGGAAGGCGGACTCTCTTCGGGTGAAATTGCGATGACTGCAGCACAGGGATTTACCGATATCCTGCTCGGCCCTCGCGTTTTGCGTACAGAAACTACCGCGCTCACCGCAATTACCGCGCTACAGGTAAGATTCGGCGACCTGGGGTAA
- the endA gene encoding deoxyribonuclease I, producing MLRKIAITLTLSVGLATLSVAAQGINNFTQAKAAAAQIHRDAPGTFYCGCKITWQGKKGTPDLASCGYQVRKDANRASRIEWEHVVPAWQFGHQRQCWQDGGRKNCTRDDVYRQIEVDLHNLQPAIGEVNGDRGNFMYAQWNGGERQYGQCEMKVDFQNQQAEPPERARGAIARTYFYMRDRYGLNLSRQQTQLFEAWNKRYPVTPWECTRERRIAEVQGNHNPYVQQACQP from the coding sequence ATGCTTCGCAAAATCGCGATAACGCTGACGCTGAGCGTCGGCCTGGCTACCCTGTCGGTTGCCGCGCAAGGCATCAATAATTTTACCCAGGCTAAAGCCGCGGCGGCCCAAATACATCGGGATGCGCCGGGTACTTTTTATTGCGGGTGCAAAATCACCTGGCAAGGCAAGAAGGGTACGCCGGATCTGGCTTCCTGCGGCTATCAGGTTAGGAAGGACGCCAATCGGGCCAGCCGCATCGAATGGGAACATGTGGTGCCCGCCTGGCAGTTCGGCCACCAGCGCCAGTGCTGGCAGGACGGCGGACGCAAAAATTGCACCCGGGATGATGTCTATCGTCAAATCGAAGTGGATCTGCATAACCTGCAACCGGCGATTGGCGAAGTGAACGGCGATCGCGGCAATTTCATGTATGCCCAGTGGAATGGCGGCGAGCGCCAGTATGGACAGTGCGAGATGAAGGTCGACTTCCAGAATCAGCAAGCCGAACCACCCGAACGGGCCCGCGGCGCCATTGCCCGTACCTATTTCTATATGCGCGATCGGTATGGCCTGAATCTGTCTCGTCAACAGACACAGCTCTTCGAAGCCTGGAATAAACGATATCCGGTAACGCCGTGGGAATGTACTCGCGAGCGCCGCATCGCCGAGGTGCAAGGCAATCACAATCCTTACGTCCAACAGGCTTGCCAGCCGTAG